In Penaeus chinensis breed Huanghai No. 1 chromosome 2, ASM1920278v2, whole genome shotgun sequence, the following proteins share a genomic window:
- the LOC125036009 gene encoding gamma-interferon-inducible lysosomal thiol reductase-like: protein MKAHITLTALVSAFACLSLAENANPVTVSVYYESLCPDSLRFVVTQLYPVWLDLKEIMLLDVNSYGKCKDSPAGDGYTFECQHGPDECEGNMMLTCAKKYSSEEQYMSFANCTMAELVGTAAGARCAEVSGVNYTRVEDCFNSVEGQQLQHEVGAKQAELDPPLYYVPWILINDVFTEEQLDAAQEDLRKVVCDAYGDVKPEKCSV from the exons ATGAAAGCACACATCACTCTTACTGCCTTAGTCTCGGCCTTCGCGTGTCTCTCGCTCGCC GAAAATGCCAATCCAGTGACAGTTTCGGTATATTACGAGAGTCTATGTCCTGACAGTCTTAGATTCGTGGTTACGCAGCTGTACCCGGTATGGCTAGACCTCAAGGAAATCATGCTGCTCGATGTGAACAGCTACGGCAAATGTAAA GATAGCCCAGCAGGCGATGGGTACACCTTTGAGTGCCAGCATGGGCCAGACGAATGCGAAGGTAACATGATGCTAACATGTGCCAAGAAGTACAGTTCTGAGGAGCAATACATGTCGTTTGCCAACTGTACTATGGCAGAACTTGTTGGCACTGCAGCGGGAGCCAGA TGTGCCGAGGTGTCAGGCGTCAATTACACCAGAGTTGAGGACTGTTTCAATTCCGTGGAGGGACAGCAGCTGCAGCATGAGGTGGGCGCGAAGCAGGCAGAGCTCGACCCGCCTCTTTACTATGTGCCTTGGATCCTTATCAACGAC GTGTTCACGGAGGAGCAACTCGACGCAGCCCAGGAAGACCTCAGGAAAGTTGTTTGCGACGCCTATGGAGATGTCAAGCCGGAAAAGTGTTCGGTTTAG